The Haemophilus parainfluenzae genome window below encodes:
- the zipA gene encoding cell division protein ZipA, which produces MDLNTILIILGVIALIALVVHGLWSNRREKSKYFKSANTFNRTSKSGEVNPFSQAADPNDPNADICLTHRAQAAQPVQQHVQPKVTPQAASQQQFNFDEQHAQVDARQIEKSVDDIKISLPNQPVYEMNTAQPAPAPQPEPVVYPETNVQPKLRVAEMTIEELEAQSNDFDGVNSSSPELREQLAEMSLNPTQEPAHENVHFNYHEPVEVEKPKQTTGFVQLYVISNQNREFYGPQLSQSLENLGFIFGERQMYHRHFDLSVASPVLFSVANIEQPGTFDYYNMAEFSTMGVVLFMQLPSPGNNLANLRMMIRAAKTIAEDLGGVVLTDQQEIFDDMAEQDYLSRIA; this is translated from the coding sequence ATGGACTTAAATACCATTTTGATCATTTTAGGGGTGATTGCTTTAATTGCCTTAGTAGTACACGGATTATGGTCAAATCGTCGTGAGAAATCAAAATATTTTAAAAGTGCGAATACATTTAACCGCACTTCTAAAAGTGGTGAGGTCAATCCTTTTTCGCAAGCCGCTGATCCTAATGATCCTAATGCGGATATTTGTTTAACACATCGTGCTCAAGCGGCACAGCCTGTACAACAACATGTTCAACCTAAAGTGACACCTCAGGCGGCAAGCCAACAACAATTTAATTTTGATGAGCAACATGCTCAAGTTGATGCGCGTCAAATAGAAAAAAGCGTGGATGATATTAAAATCTCCTTACCAAATCAGCCAGTTTATGAGATGAATACGGCGCAACCTGCTCCTGCACCACAGCCTGAACCTGTGGTTTATCCTGAAACTAATGTACAACCGAAACTACGTGTGGCAGAAATGACAATCGAAGAATTAGAAGCTCAAAGCAATGATTTTGACGGTGTGAATTCTTCTTCGCCTGAACTGCGTGAGCAATTAGCTGAGATGTCATTAAATCCAACTCAAGAACCTGCTCATGAGAACGTGCATTTTAACTATCACGAACCGGTAGAAGTTGAAAAACCAAAACAAACCACCGGTTTTGTTCAACTTTATGTGATTTCAAATCAAAATCGTGAATTCTATGGTCCACAATTATCTCAATCGTTAGAAAACTTGGGATTCATTTTTGGCGAGCGTCAAATGTATCACCGCCACTTTGATTTAAGTGTGGCAAGCCCGGTGTTATTTAGTGTGGCAAACATTGAACAACCAGGTACGTTTGATTATTACAATATGGCTGAGTTTTCAACCATGGGCGTGGTGCTCTTTATGCAGTTGCCATCACCAGGTAATAATTTGGCTAACTTACGTATGATGATTCGCGCAGCAAAAACCATCGCGGAAGATTTAGGTGGTGTGGTATTGACTGATCAGCAAGAAATTTTTGATGATATGGCTGAGCAGGATTACTTATCTCGCATCGCATAA
- the cysZ gene encoding sulfate transporter CysZ → MIDQNEIKSAFNHFVMGWHFIMQKGLRRFVIMPILLNIVLLTGLFWLFVSQISTMIDWVVSFIPDWLSFLSVILLVLSIGSILLFFYFAFTTLSGFIAAPFNGLLAEKVEKMLTGETVNDDGFAEIMKDVPRMLNREWQKLWYSLPKFVGLFLLSFIPVIGQTIIPVLTFLFTCWMMAIQYCDYPFDNHKISFGIMKNALGERRSQSLTFGALITLCTALPIVNLVIIPVAVCGATVMWVENYRSQLKFDMNFDRTSGSTQIVTRSTSTEIKPSGNSIVNK, encoded by the coding sequence ATGATCGATCAAAATGAAATAAAATCTGCTTTCAATCATTTCGTGATGGGGTGGCATTTCATTATGCAAAAAGGTCTCCGACGTTTTGTGATTATGCCAATTCTACTGAATATCGTCCTGCTTACAGGCTTATTCTGGCTATTTGTCTCACAAATCTCCACAATGATCGACTGGGTGGTGAGCTTTATTCCAGATTGGCTAAGCTTTTTAAGTGTGATTTTGCTTGTGCTGTCTATTGGCTCAATTCTCTTATTTTTCTATTTTGCCTTTACGACACTCTCTGGCTTTATTGCCGCACCATTTAATGGATTATTGGCAGAAAAAGTTGAAAAAATGCTGACCGGTGAAACTGTTAATGATGATGGTTTTGCTGAAATTATGAAAGATGTGCCACGTATGCTAAATCGTGAATGGCAAAAACTATGGTACAGCTTACCAAAATTTGTGGGCTTATTTTTATTGAGTTTTATCCCAGTTATTGGACAAACCATTATTCCAGTACTAACATTCCTATTTACCTGTTGGATGATGGCGATTCAGTATTGTGACTACCCGTTTGATAACCATAAAATTTCTTTTGGCATTATGAAAAATGCGTTAGGCGAAAGACGTTCTCAAAGCCTGACATTCGGGGCATTAATTACCCTTTGTACCGCATTACCGATTGTGAACTTAGTGATTATTCCTGTGGCGGTCTGTGGTGCAACGGTGATGTGGGTAGAAAATTATCGCTCACAATTAAAATTTGATATGAATTTTGACCGCACTTCAGGTTCAACACAAATTGTGACTCGTTCTACGAGTACGGAAATTAAGCCTTCGGGAAACAGCATCGTGAATAAATAG
- the cysK gene encoding cysteine synthase A produces the protein MTIYADNSYSIGNTPLVRLKHFGHNGNVVVKIEGRNPSFSVKCRIGANMIWQAEKDGILTAGKEIVDATSGNTGIALAYVAAARGYKITLTMPETMSLERKRLLRGLGVNLVLTEGSKGMKGAIAKAEEIVASNPNHYVMLKQFENPANPDIHRQTTGEEIWKDTEGKVDVVVAGVGTGGTITGISRAIKLDHGKKITSVAVEPTESPVISQTLAGQEVKPGPHKIQGIGAGFIPKNLDLSLIDRVETVDSDTAIATARRLMAEEGILAGISSGAAVAAADRLAKLPEFQNKLIVAILPSASERYLSTALFEGIEA, from the coding sequence ATGACAATTTATGCAGATAACTCATACTCAATCGGTAATACTCCATTAGTTCGTTTAAAACATTTCGGACACAATGGTAACGTTGTTGTAAAAATTGAAGGCCGTAACCCAAGCTTCAGCGTGAAATGCCGTATTGGTGCCAATATGATTTGGCAAGCAGAAAAAGACGGCATTTTAACAGCGGGTAAAGAAATTGTAGATGCAACCAGCGGTAACACCGGTATTGCTTTGGCTTATGTAGCTGCTGCGCGCGGTTACAAAATCACCTTAACCATGCCTGAAACCATGAGTCTTGAACGTAAACGTTTATTACGTGGTTTAGGGGTAAATCTTGTGCTCACTGAAGGCTCAAAGGGGATGAAAGGTGCGATTGCCAAAGCTGAAGAAATCGTGGCATCTAACCCAAATCATTATGTGATGCTAAAACAATTTGAAAATCCGGCTAACCCAGACATTCACCGTCAAACTACCGGTGAAGAAATCTGGAAAGATACTGAAGGTAAAGTTGATGTCGTAGTTGCCGGCGTGGGTACTGGTGGTACAATTACCGGTATTTCTCGTGCGATCAAATTAGATCACGGTAAAAAAATTACCTCTGTGGCGGTTGAACCAACAGAATCACCTGTTATTAGCCAAACCCTTGCAGGCCAAGAAGTGAAACCGGGTCCACACAAAATTCAAGGTATCGGTGCGGGCTTCATTCCAAAAAACTTAGATTTATCATTAATTGATCGCGTGGAAACTGTAGATAGCGATACGGCAATTGCTACCGCTCGCCGCTTAATGGCTGAAGAAGGTATTCTTGCGGGTATTTCTTCAGGTGCTGCAGTGGCAGCGGCTGACCGCTTAGCAAAACTACCAGAATTCCAAAATAAATTAATCGTCGCGATCTTACCTTCTGCATCAGAACGTTATTTAAGTACGGCGTTATTCGAAGGGATTGAGGCTTAA
- a CDS encoding amino acid ABC transporter substrate-binding protein: MKKSFFSTALLAAGLALSTFANAGEIADRVEQTKTLLVGTEGTYAPFTFHDKDGKLTGFDVEIIEKVAQKLGWKVEFKETAWDGMYAGLNAKRFDVIANQTNPSPERLKKYDYSAPYNYSAGVIVTKADNDSIKSFPDLKGKKSAQSATSNWSKDARDNGAIIVTVDSLAQNLEAVKQGRVDATVNDKLAVLDYFKKQPNSGLKIAVESDKKIPTGFAFLKGEEPLIAKVNQALEELRKDGTLKQISIKWFGDDITQ, encoded by the coding sequence ATGAAAAAATCATTTTTTAGCACCGCACTTTTGGCAGCAGGATTAGCCCTTTCTACTTTTGCTAACGCAGGTGAAATTGCTGATCGCGTGGAACAAACTAAAACCTTATTAGTCGGTACTGAGGGTACTTACGCACCATTCACTTTCCACGACAAAGATGGCAAGTTAACCGGTTTTGATGTGGAAATTATCGAAAAAGTTGCGCAAAAATTAGGTTGGAAAGTCGAATTTAAAGAAACCGCTTGGGATGGCATGTATGCAGGTTTGAACGCAAAACGTTTTGATGTTATTGCGAACCAAACCAATCCAAGCCCAGAACGTTTAAAAAAATATGATTACAGTGCACCTTATAACTACTCTGCTGGCGTAATCGTGACTAAAGCCGATAACGATAGCATTAAATCATTCCCAGATTTAAAAGGTAAAAAATCTGCACAATCTGCAACCAGTAACTGGAGCAAAGACGCACGTGATAATGGTGCAATTATCGTGACTGTTGATAGCTTGGCACAAAACCTTGAGGCGGTAAAACAAGGTCGTGTTGATGCAACAGTAAACGATAAGCTTGCAGTATTAGATTACTTCAAAAAACAACCTAACTCAGGCTTAAAAATTGCTGTAGAAAGTGATAAAAAAATCCCGACCGGTTTTGCTTTCTTGAAAGGTGAAGAACCGCTTATTGCAAAAGTGAACCAAGCACTTGAAGAACTACGCAAAGACGGAACGTTAAAACAAATTTCAATCAAATGGTTTGGCGATGACATTACTCAATAA
- a CDS encoding amino acid ABC transporter permease: protein MTLLNNWLASLPFMTTERADYVISSFWPMMEGAILYTIPLAVISFFCGLFIAVIVAVICTLPHPNLMTKILQGICRTYISIIRGTPMLVQIFIIFYGLPEVSIKLEPFPTAIIAFSINIGAYAAETVRASILAIPKGQWEASYAIGMNYTQAFVRTIMPQALRISVPSLSNTFISTVKDTSLASLVWIAELFRVAQNITAENYEFILIYSEAALIYWVFCFVLSMGQTRLEKRLSRHL from the coding sequence ATGACATTACTCAATAATTGGTTAGCAAGCCTTCCATTTATGACCACAGAACGAGCTGATTATGTAATCAGCTCGTTTTGGCCTATGATGGAAGGGGCAATTTTATATACGATCCCCCTTGCGGTCATTTCCTTCTTTTGCGGTTTATTCATTGCGGTTATCGTGGCTGTGATTTGCACATTGCCACATCCCAATTTAATGACCAAAATACTGCAGGGCATTTGCCGCACTTATATTTCAATTATTCGTGGCACGCCAATGTTGGTGCAGATCTTCATTATCTTCTACGGTTTACCTGAAGTTAGTATCAAGCTAGAACCTTTTCCAACCGCAATTATTGCGTTCTCCATTAACATTGGTGCTTATGCGGCAGAAACAGTGAGGGCCTCCATTCTTGCGATTCCTAAAGGTCAATGGGAAGCCTCTTATGCGATAGGCATGAATTACACACAAGCTTTCGTGCGTACCATTATGCCGCAAGCGTTACGCATTTCTGTCCCTTCACTATCAAACACATTCATTAGTACAGTGAAAGATACATCTCTAGCATCACTTGTTTGGATTGCAGAATTATTCCGTGTGGCACAAAACATCACGGCTGAAAATTATGAGTTTATTTTAATTTACAGCGAAGCAGCTCTCATTTATTGGGTGTTCTGTTTTGTGCTATCGATGGGACAAACCCGCTTAGAAAAACGCCTTTCTCGCCATTTATAA
- a CDS encoding amino acid ABC transporter ATP-binding protein, which produces MLKVTNIQKSFNGHHVLKGIDFEINKGEVVAILGPSGSGKTTFLRCLNLLERPEKGVLAFTDGSLTIDFSKKISKSDELKLRRRSSMVFQQYNLFPHRTALENVMEGMVVVQKQAKEIAREKALALLEKVGLKAKADLYPSQLSGGQQQRVGIARALAVKPDIILLDEPTSALDPELVGEVLQALKMLAQEGWTMIIVTHELNFAKDVADRVILMENGQVVEQNTAAEFFSHPQQERTKQFLLQAKMPMEFEDYCI; this is translated from the coding sequence ATGTTAAAAGTCACGAATATTCAGAAAAGTTTTAATGGCCACCATGTATTAAAAGGCATTGATTTTGAAATTAATAAAGGTGAAGTGGTTGCCATTCTGGGTCCATCAGGTTCAGGCAAAACGACTTTTTTACGCTGTTTAAATTTGCTCGAACGCCCAGAAAAAGGTGTATTAGCATTTACTGATGGAAGCTTAACTATTGATTTCAGCAAGAAGATCAGCAAATCCGATGAACTAAAATTGCGTCGTCGTTCTTCAATGGTATTCCAACAATACAATCTCTTTCCTCACCGCACAGCACTTGAAAATGTGATGGAAGGCATGGTAGTTGTGCAAAAACAAGCGAAAGAGATTGCGCGTGAAAAAGCCTTAGCATTATTGGAAAAAGTTGGTTTAAAAGCAAAAGCGGATTTATATCCCTCTCAACTTTCTGGTGGTCAACAGCAACGTGTCGGGATCGCCCGTGCTTTAGCCGTTAAACCCGATATTATCTTGTTAGATGAGCCTACTTCCGCTCTTGACCCTGAACTCGTCGGTGAAGTGTTACAAGCACTCAAAATGCTCGCACAAGAAGGTTGGACAATGATTATCGTCACCCATGAATTGAATTTTGCCAAAGATGTGGCAGATCGCGTGATTCTCATGGAAAATGGTCAGGTAGTTGAACAAAATACCGCGGCTGAATTCTTCAGTCATCCACAGCAAGAGCGCACCAAACAATTCTTATTGCAAGCTAAAATGCCAATGGAATTCGAAGATTATTGTATTTAA
- a CDS encoding IS1595 family transposase: MAQHYLLSSKSKNINLKDILRLTEEDAFHLLKTHRWGNPNNVRDVCCPHCGIRHEAYFLSSRKRWCCKHCKRHFYITTNTAFAFHKVDLVDILAVILMMVNSSKGISAIDVSRHLNLNYKTAFVLCGKVREALFKTRDLSPLSGEVHEDGMWINFTLRPTNFRKNNHKQRQKADEKGRKYPKFRTTKHCLFAITQRAANDSNISGANRTIVAMDYTENADTVFALNQRFVKAGSDIMCDENPAYKSLDFHYTRWSVNHQEAYSAKGVNNNLAESFNARMRDLMRGTHHKTDNKYALHYANQAAFFSDNRRKSNGELFEDVLKRCLWVLPLKEWIGYWQGNHREGELLGMKAFAPNEISSHYFKRLEEQTAYDEILMAA, from the coding sequence ATGGCTCAACATTATTTACTTTCAAGTAAATCAAAAAACATCAATTTAAAAGATATTTTACGCCTTACAGAAGAAGATGCTTTTCACCTTTTAAAAACTCACCGTTGGGGAAACCCTAATAATGTTCGTGATGTATGCTGTCCGCATTGTGGTATTCGCCACGAAGCCTATTTCCTTTCTTCTCGTAAACGTTGGTGTTGTAAACATTGCAAACGCCATTTTTATATTACAACAAATACAGCCTTTGCCTTTCATAAAGTTGATTTAGTCGATATTCTTGCTGTCATTTTAATGATGGTAAATAGCTCAAAAGGCATTAGTGCGATTGATGTTAGTCGTCATCTTAATTTGAACTACAAAACGGCATTTGTACTTTGTGGGAAAGTTCGCGAAGCTTTATTTAAAACGCGCGATTTAAGTCCATTGTCAGGCGAAGTTCATGAAGATGGAATGTGGATCAACTTTACCTTGCGTCCAACTAATTTTCGTAAAAACAATCATAAACAACGTCAAAAAGCCGATGAGAAAGGTCGCAAATATCCTAAATTTAGAACGACTAAACATTGTCTATTCGCTATTACACAACGTGCTGCAAATGATAGTAATATATCTGGAGCAAATCGTACCATTGTTGCAATGGATTACACCGAAAATGCGGATACTGTTTTTGCATTGAATCAACGCTTTGTGAAAGCAGGCAGTGATATTATGTGTGATGAAAACCCTGCTTATAAAAGTCTTGATTTTCACTACACCCGTTGGTCGGTGAATCATCAAGAGGCTTATAGTGCGAAAGGTGTAAACAACAATCTAGCAGAATCCTTTAATGCCAGAATGCGTGATTTAATGCGTGGCACACATCATAAAACCGATAATAAATATGCCTTACATTATGCTAATCAAGCTGCATTCTTTTCAGATAACCGCCGTAAATCAAATGGGGAACTCTTTGAAGATGTCCTCAAACGTTGCTTATGGGTATTGCCGCTCAAAGAGTGGATCGGTTACTGGCAAGGAAATCATCGTGAAGGTGAGCTTCTCGGTATGAAAGCCTTTGCACCTAACGAAATTTCATCACACTACTTTAAGCGACTTGAAGAACAAACTGCATACGATGAAATTCTGATGGCAGCATAG
- a CDS encoding DUF805 domain-containing protein produces MIEKSLFTYFIEAFTKNYVNFKGRARRKEYWGFTLFYALIFAILGAFAFTGIGVILFLVVFVATLPPSISLTVRRLHDINLSGWFTLYMLIMLIPVIGEGIAIIISIVIGVVQGSAESNKFGENPVISNK; encoded by the coding sequence ATGATTGAAAAATCGTTATTTACATACTTTATTGAAGCATTTACTAAAAACTATGTAAACTTTAAAGGGCGTGCTAGACGAAAAGAGTATTGGGGATTTACTTTATTTTATGCGTTAATATTCGCTATTTTAGGTGCTTTTGCTTTTACAGGTATTGGAGTAATACTTTTTTTAGTAGTTTTTGTTGCTACCTTACCACCTTCAATATCCCTAACAGTCCGTAGATTACACGATATAAATTTATCGGGTTGGTTTACTTTATATATGTTAATTATGCTAATTCCTGTTATTGGTGAAGGGATTGCAATCATCATTTCAATCGTCATCGGAGTTGTGCAAGGTAGTGCCGAATCGAATAAATTTGGCGAAAATCCTGTAATATCGAATAAATAA
- a CDS encoding DUF4013 domain-containing protein translates to MFKNLLKEYQEGYVYLFSDRSFYKKLWIIPLLLFFPFIKYPFGIIFIKGWQVQMVEDIMLDKPLQSLQIKKIVLKGLQITGVTIIYWMIPTAFCYLLGLKGILGLFLDILEFIQGGLTGYLTDYIEDYIATLFIYFIWGMISNPILQCGIIRYALTGKWLELLNIPKNILFLMANLHNFLKFYVFYLVTVLLLIILDSLLLFIAFPIEILLLPFLLVLYYGSVSHELGHLAKNAFLKQVNSKKDLTADNPTDYIENTHSH, encoded by the coding sequence ATGTTTAAAAATTTGCTTAAAGAATATCAAGAAGGATACGTATATCTCTTTTCTGATAGAAGTTTCTATAAGAAGCTTTGGATTATTCCTTTATTACTATTTTTTCCATTTATAAAGTATCCATTCGGCATAATATTTATTAAAGGATGGCAGGTTCAGATGGTTGAAGATATTATGCTAGATAAGCCGTTGCAATCATTACAAATAAAGAAAATAGTTCTGAAAGGGTTACAAATAACAGGAGTTACGATTATATATTGGATGATTCCAACAGCTTTTTGTTATTTATTAGGACTAAAAGGTATTCTAGGATTGTTCTTAGATATACTAGAATTTATACAAGGAGGATTAACAGGCTATCTTACTGATTACATTGAGGATTATATTGCAACGTTATTTATCTACTTTATATGGGGCATGATCTCAAATCCAATTCTTCAATGTGGAATCATTAGATATGCATTAACTGGAAAATGGTTAGAATTATTAAATATACCGAAAAACATCTTATTTCTAATGGCTAATTTACATAATTTCTTAAAATTTTATGTTTTTTATCTAGTCACAGTATTACTTTTAATAATCCTTGATTCGTTATTATTATTTATAGCGTTTCCTATTGAGATTTTGTTGCTACCATTTTTACTTGTTCTCTATTATGGTTCAGTTTCGCATGAGTTAGGGCATCTAGCAAAAAATGCATTTCTCAAGCAGGTTAATAGTAAAAAAGATTTAACTGCTGATAATCCAACAGATTATATTGAAAATACACATTCACATTAA
- a CDS encoding helix-turn-helix domain-containing protein, with protein MSVNEKIRKIREAKDWSQEQMAEKLDMSLNGYAKIERGESKIYLDKLEQIAQVFDIDVIELMQSDGRNICFQIESPLGSVYQGGGETQLLIEIERLKLALSHANDKEGLLNKLLEQKDSEIRALKEFVRMLTSEAQV; from the coding sequence ATGAGTGTCAATGAGAAGATTCGAAAGATCCGAGAAGCAAAGGATTGGTCGCAGGAACAGATGGCTGAAAAACTGGATATGTCATTAAATGGCTATGCTAAAATTGAGCGTGGTGAAAGTAAAATTTACCTAGACAAACTAGAACAAATTGCACAAGTATTTGACATTGATGTAATTGAGCTAATGCAATCAGATGGTAGAAATATCTGTTTTCAAATTGAATCGCCTCTAGGTTCAGTGTATCAAGGCGGTGGAGAAACTCAGTTACTGATTGAGATTGAACGATTGAAGTTGGCTTTGTCTCATGCAAATGATAAAGAAGGATTGTTGAATAAGCTACTTGAACAAAAAGATAGTGAAATTAGGGCATTAAAAGAGTTCGTTCGAATGTTAACATCTGAAGCTCAAGTCTAA
- a CDS encoding helix-turn-helix domain-containing protein, whose product MCISERLKQVLDAKNMTVTEFSKVTGISYRSAMNYLNEGRDPNVDALVKIHKGLGINITWLLTGDGVMFDTISLENSISVQEKELIGYYRMISNELKNALSILLKEIKK is encoded by the coding sequence ATGTGCATATCAGAACGTTTAAAGCAGGTCTTAGATGCTAAAAATATGACCGTAACAGAATTTTCAAAAGTAACAGGAATCTCGTATCGTTCAGCAATGAATTACTTAAATGAGGGACGCGATCCGAATGTAGATGCCTTAGTGAAAATTCATAAAGGATTAGGGATTAATATTACTTGGTTATTAACAGGAGATGGCGTAATGTTTGATACGATAAGCCTAGAAAATAGTATATCTGTTCAAGAAAAGGAATTAATAGGATATTATCGTATGATATCTAATGAATTAAAAAATGCTCTATCTATTTTACTCAAGGAAATAAAAAAATAG
- a CDS encoding IS1595 family transposase, with translation MTQHFLLSSKARTLSSYEIAQLSEEEAYDLLCELRWGGKEFITCPKCGVQHKPYYISTRKQWRCKHCNHTFSVTSGTIFANRKKPIKVYLYALMEWVNAVKGLSSLQLARNAKLNPRTAFVLSHKFRKALLESRDMKPLSGVVDMDGTYVHPAPRKANKTSDRIDYRLKENQNPDKRCVMVAREHYSPEEKASNALHCGAKRSHVFVAHTESQSVVKSFADKFIKPNTQINTDESTAYDVLLPYYNLRTVNHKEEYCSDLGVTNNQAESLFSRFKRMYYGQVHRISNEYLLNYANEIAYREDNRRTSNKAQFIDVLSRCLKTTNDNNEWCGYWQRKIIHQEVIWQ, from the coding sequence ATGACACAACATTTTCTTCTTTCTAGCAAAGCTCGCACGCTTTCTTCTTACGAGATTGCACAACTCTCGGAAGAAGAAGCGTATGATTTGCTTTGTGAATTAAGATGGGGTGGAAAAGAGTTCATCACTTGTCCTAAATGTGGGGTACAACACAAGCCTTATTATATTTCTACACGTAAACAATGGCGCTGCAAACACTGTAATCACACTTTCAGTGTTACTTCTGGCACCATTTTTGCTAATCGCAAGAAACCAATTAAGGTTTATCTCTATGCTTTAATGGAGTGGGTAAATGCCGTCAAAGGCTTATCATCCCTTCAATTAGCACGTAATGCAAAACTTAATCCTCGCACGGCATTTGTTTTATCACATAAATTTCGTAAGGCATTACTGGAAAGTCGTGATATGAAACCCCTTTCAGGTGTAGTGGATATGGACGGTACTTATGTTCATCCTGCACCACGTAAAGCAAATAAGACATCTGACCGCATTGACTATCGCTTAAAGGAAAATCAGAATCCTGATAAACGTTGTGTAATGGTTGCACGTGAGCATTATTCGCCAGAAGAAAAAGCCAGTAATGCACTGCATTGTGGGGCAAAACGCTCTCACGTTTTTGTGGCGCATACGGAATCGCAATCGGTAGTGAAAAGTTTTGCCGATAAGTTCATTAAACCGAATACGCAAATCAATACCGATGAAAGCACTGCTTATGATGTCTTGTTGCCTTACTATAACTTGAGAACAGTAAACCATAAGGAAGAATATTGCAGCGATTTAGGTGTAACAAACAATCAGGCTGAAAGTTTATTTAGTCGTTTCAAACGGATGTATTACGGACAAGTTCACCGTATCAGCAACGAATACTTACTTAACTATGCTAATGAAATTGCCTACCGTGAGGACAATCGCCGAACATCAAATAAAGCGCAGTTTATTGATGTATTAAGCCGATGTTTGAAAACCACCAACGATAACAATGAATGGTGTGGTTATTGGCAACGAAAAATTATCCATCAAGAAGTGATTTGGCAGTAG
- a CDS encoding MIP/aquaporin family protein — protein MNAYFAEFFGTALLILLGNGVVANVCLNKTKGQSSGWIVITTAWAFAVYVAVVVTGPYSGAHLNPAVTLGVAMKGAFAWELVPGYIAAQVVGGMVGALLVYIMYKDHFAATEEEGLKRACFCTEPAIRNYPINLVNEIIGTFVLVFVIFYLAGANITLPGTAESTPIGLGSIGALPVAILVWAIGLSLGGTTGYAINPARDLGPRLTLGLFLGGTLKAKADWGYSWVPVVGPFIGAALAAVFYNAIM, from the coding sequence ATGAATGCCTATTTTGCAGAATTTTTTGGCACAGCACTCTTAATCCTGTTAGGTAACGGTGTGGTGGCCAACGTATGTTTAAATAAAACGAAAGGGCAAAGTTCTGGTTGGATTGTGATTACTACCGCGTGGGCATTTGCGGTGTATGTGGCCGTCGTTGTGACAGGCCCTTACAGTGGGGCGCACTTAAATCCAGCGGTAACGCTTGGTGTGGCAATGAAAGGTGCATTTGCTTGGGAATTGGTACCTGGCTACATCGCGGCACAAGTGGTGGGCGGCATGGTAGGTGCGTTGTTGGTTTACATTATGTATAAAGATCACTTTGCTGCGACTGAAGAAGAGGGTTTAAAACGAGCTTGTTTCTGTACCGAACCTGCTATTCGTAACTATCCAATCAACTTAGTGAACGAAATTATTGGTACCTTCGTGCTTGTTTTCGTGATTTTCTACCTTGCGGGGGCAAATATCACTTTACCTGGTACAGCAGAAAGCACGCCAATTGGTTTAGGCTCTATCGGGGCATTACCAGTAGCGATTTTAGTTTGGGCAATTGGTTTGAGCTTAGGTGGAACAACCGGTTATGCGATCAATCCAGCTCGAGATCTTGGTCCACGTTTAACCTTGGGTCTTTTCCTTGGTGGCACATTAAAGGCCAAAGCAGACTGGGGATACAGTTGGGTTCCTGTTGTAGGTCCGTTTATCGGTGCGGCGTTAGCTGCAGTATTCTACAACGCAATTATGTAA